In Desulfovibrio aminophilus, the following proteins share a genomic window:
- a CDS encoding TetR/AcrR family transcriptional regulator, whose amino-acid sequence MTQKQLDIINAALLEFEANGFPGAGMERVADLARVSKRTLYRYFPNKESLFTAMMEYLHGQSLEIPLPVFSPELPAKDQLNALLEAMFRNLNVERNRRLARIILAEMVRDPEHGRLLNQAAWPQEAGPLRWIRDAMAAGAIRSGDPEIAFQQLSAVVKSYFYWPRAHGSASLLTTEELRLAVDDTLALFWAAYGGDSDQARP is encoded by the coding sequence ATGACGCAAAAACAGCTGGATATCATCAACGCCGCATTGCTGGAGTTCGAGGCGAACGGATTTCCCGGCGCCGGCATGGAGCGGGTCGCCGATCTGGCCAGGGTTTCGAAGCGGACCTTGTATCGCTATTTCCCGAACAAGGAATCCCTCTTCACGGCCATGATGGAATATCTGCACGGACAAAGCCTGGAGATTCCCCTGCCCGTGTTTTCGCCGGAACTCCCCGCCAAGGACCAGCTGAACGCATTGCTCGAAGCCATGTTCCGCAACCTGAACGTCGAACGGAACAGACGCCTGGCGCGCATCATCCTCGCGGAGATGGTCCGCGATCCTGAGCATGGACGCCTGCTGAACCAGGCCGCCTGGCCGCAGGAAGCAGGCCCCCTTCGCTGGATCAGGGACGCCATGGCGGCCGGCGCCATCCGGTCGGGCGATCCGGAAATCGCCTTTCAGCAGCTGTCCGCCGTGGTGAAGTCGTATTTCTACTGGCCGCGAGCGCATGGAAGCGCATCCCTGCTCACCACGGAAGAGCTGCGGCTCGCCGTTGATGACACGCTGGCCTTGTTCTGGGCCGCCTATGGGGGCGATTCGGACCAAGCACGGCCGTGA
- a CDS encoding TonB-dependent receptor: MRRGLFLATVAQLAVLLFGGQPARAEHADAQDNQGPYTLEEITVTAEKQEENVQAVPASVTVYTSEQIESFGVDETSRIFEKTPNLHMVKSGPKASLGSFASMRGITSMHGTAPSLGFYVDDVYYSNFDISLFDVERIEVLKGPQGTLYGRNAEAGIINVVTRKPGNEWSAALDAGVGNHAARTTGASFGGPLVDDELSVRFSGRYQATDGYFTNTATGADDADRSEDVDSRLTLDWRPDDAWDFLWNLEVQDYSAKYAEFARLDGIKDHPHDVSLDYDGLADKNAYGSSLRAERDLDGMKLVSITAARTEDTQMNTDGDFTAADIAVQLRKKSIQLFSEEIRLVSDTGDPFQWLVGLYAFHEDEDLSAWMDRHAAPITNFLQRGDTDTNGAAVFGQASYTFWDRLTCTLGLRYDRERKSYDYQWKGGAVFGYADQAGETEKLFQAWLPKLAVDYKFSDDLMAYVSASRGFKSGGFNLKSDPGTAYDAEYTWNYETGVKSEWFDKRLQLNLSVFYIKWDDQQVEVPSYPNFTIVNAGSSSSKGFEAEFRARPLSGLEMFGGFGYTHSVFDEFNDGTTDYAGKRNPNIPGYTAYLGSTYHFQNGFFVNAEYNRIGKNYFDLANQVAQGDYQTVNAKLGYEHDGYEVYLWGRNLFNATYVTRAFQSGTQWFGRAGEPFTFGVNLGCRF, from the coding sequence ATGCGGAGAGGACTGTTTCTCGCGACCGTCGCACAGCTTGCCGTGTTGCTTTTTGGCGGTCAGCCTGCGCGTGCCGAGCACGCCGACGCTCAAGATAACCAGGGGCCGTATACCCTGGAAGAAATCACCGTGACCGCCGAGAAGCAGGAAGAGAATGTTCAGGCGGTACCGGCAAGCGTCACCGTGTACACCAGTGAACAGATCGAAAGTTTCGGGGTGGACGAGACATCCAGAATATTCGAGAAAACCCCGAACCTGCATATGGTGAAGTCCGGTCCCAAGGCATCGTTGGGCAGCTTCGCCTCCATGCGCGGCATCACCTCCATGCACGGCACGGCGCCATCCTTGGGGTTTTATGTCGATGACGTCTATTATTCCAATTTCGACATCTCCCTGTTTGACGTGGAACGCATCGAAGTGCTCAAGGGCCCTCAAGGCACGCTGTACGGCCGCAACGCCGAGGCGGGCATCATCAATGTCGTGACCAGGAAGCCTGGGAACGAATGGAGCGCCGCGCTTGACGCCGGAGTGGGAAACCACGCCGCCCGCACCACCGGCGCGTCCTTCGGCGGGCCGCTCGTGGACGACGAGTTGAGCGTCCGCTTTTCCGGTCGGTATCAGGCGACGGACGGCTATTTCACGAACACCGCAACCGGTGCCGACGACGCGGACCGTTCCGAAGACGTGGACAGCCGCCTGACGCTGGACTGGCGGCCCGATGATGCCTGGGATTTTCTCTGGAACCTCGAGGTCCAGGATTATTCGGCGAAATACGCGGAGTTCGCGCGGCTGGACGGCATCAAGGACCATCCCCACGACGTGAGCCTCGATTATGACGGGTTGGCCGACAAGAACGCCTACGGCTCATCCCTGCGCGCGGAGCGCGACCTTGACGGCATGAAACTGGTGTCCATCACCGCCGCGCGCACCGAAGACACGCAAATGAACACCGATGGAGACTTCACCGCCGCCGACATCGCCGTGCAGTTGCGCAAGAAGAGCATCCAACTGTTCAGCGAGGAAATAAGGCTGGTGTCCGACACGGGTGATCCCTTCCAATGGCTGGTGGGCTTGTACGCCTTCCATGAGGACGAGGACCTTTCCGCGTGGATGGACCGCCATGCCGCGCCCATCACCAACTTTCTTCAGCGAGGCGACACGGATACCAATGGGGCTGCGGTATTCGGCCAGGCGAGCTACACCTTTTGGGACAGGCTCACCTGCACATTGGGATTGCGCTATGACCGGGAGCGGAAAAGCTATGACTACCAATGGAAAGGCGGGGCCGTCTTCGGCTACGCCGATCAAGCCGGAGAAACGGAGAAGCTGTTCCAGGCGTGGCTGCCCAAGCTGGCCGTGGACTACAAATTCTCTGATGATCTGATGGCCTATGTGAGCGCATCACGCGGGTTCAAGAGCGGGGGATTCAATCTCAAGTCCGACCCCGGCACCGCCTACGATGCGGAGTACACCTGGAACTATGAGACCGGCGTGAAGAGTGAGTGGTTTGACAAGCGCCTCCAGCTCAATCTGTCGGTTTTCTACATCAAGTGGGACGATCAACAGGTGGAGGTTCCGAGCTATCCCAACTTCACCATCGTGAACGCCGGGTCTTCCAGCAGCAAGGGATTCGAAGCCGAATTCCGGGCACGACCCCTGAGCGGCCTCGAGATGTTCGGCGGATTCGGCTACACCCATTCGGTGTTCGATGAGTTCAACGACGGCACGACCGACTACGCGGGCAAACGCAACCCCAACATTCCGGGATACACGGCATATCTCGGCAGCACATACCATTTCCAGAACGGCTTCTTCGTGAACGCGGAATACAACCGCATCGGGAAGAACTACTTTGATCTGGCCAACCAGGTGGCGCAGGGCGACTACCAGACCGTCAACGCCAAGCTGGGGTATGAGCACGATGGCTATGAAGTGTACCTGTGGGGCAGGAACCTCTTCAACGCCACATACGTGACCCGCGCGTTTCAAAGCGGCACGCAATGGTTCGGCAGGGCCGGGGAGCCGTTCACCTTCGGCGTGAACCTGGGGTGTAGGTTCTAG
- a CDS encoding ExbD/TolR family protein, which translates to MGASAKNGFMAEINVTPFVDVMLVLLVIFMVTAPMMTEGVDVNLPQAKAVETLSLDEGLLLTMKADGSLFLDELRLEPGELAPALKRLAPGNHLYFRADREVPYGRVVEVLGEIKAAGIEKFGVVAEGLAEDRS; encoded by the coding sequence GTGGGCGCGTCGGCGAAGAACGGTTTCATGGCCGAGATCAACGTCACGCCCTTTGTGGACGTGATGCTCGTGCTCCTGGTCATCTTCATGGTCACCGCGCCGATGATGACCGAGGGCGTGGACGTGAACCTGCCGCAAGCCAAGGCCGTGGAGACCCTGAGCCTGGACGAGGGACTGCTGTTGACCATGAAGGCGGACGGCTCCCTGTTCCTGGACGAGCTTCGGCTGGAGCCCGGCGAGCTGGCTCCGGCCTTGAAGCGGCTGGCTCCGGGCAACCACCTTTATTTCCGGGCGGATCGGGAGGTGCCCTACGGCCGGGTGGTGGAGGTCCTGGGCGAGATCAAGGCGGCGGGCATCGAGAAGTTCGGCGTTGTGGCCGAGGGGCTTGCGGAGGACCGGAGCTAG
- a CDS encoding energy transducer TonB encodes MRLDDVLFSLLFHVALITAVLACSAGSEPLPPKVYEVTLAEFAGPAQAAAPVQPEARPEPPRPESRSETPKPRPVKKEKAISARKVEKATPAPEEPRPEEPAPPEPPKAEPRQSASEGPAGPAAPAGSGRVAKNVGGILAYDADAVDTRPSVLRRVVPEYPTQARRLHQEGRVLVRLVVDEQGNPQACSVHKADPPDVFDDAALRAARRFRFVPGRVDGHFVATLVLIPFVFNLR; translated from the coding sequence ATGCGCCTCGACGACGTCCTCTTTTCCCTGTTGTTCCATGTCGCCTTGATCACCGCGGTGCTGGCCTGCTCGGCGGGGTCCGAACCGTTGCCTCCCAAGGTGTACGAGGTGACTCTGGCGGAATTCGCTGGACCGGCGCAGGCGGCGGCCCCGGTCCAGCCCGAGGCCCGGCCCGAGCCGCCCCGCCCGGAATCCCGTTCTGAAACGCCGAAGCCCCGGCCGGTCAAGAAGGAAAAGGCCATCAGCGCGCGCAAGGTGGAGAAGGCCACGCCCGCGCCCGAAGAGCCTCGCCCCGAGGAGCCCGCTCCGCCGGAGCCGCCCAAGGCGGAACCCCGGCAATCCGCGTCTGAGGGGCCCGCTGGACCGGCCGCTCCCGCCGGTTCCGGCCGGGTGGCGAAGAACGTGGGCGGGATCCTGGCCTATGACGCGGACGCGGTGGACACGCGGCCGTCGGTGTTGCGCCGGGTGGTGCCCGAGTATCCGACCCAGGCCCGTCGCCTGCACCAGGAGGGCCGGGTGCTTGTACGGCTCGTGGTGGACGAGCAGGGCAATCCGCAGGCCTGTTCGGTCCACAAGGCCGATCCGCCCGACGTCTTCGACGATGCCGCCCTGCGGGCCGCCCGGCGTTTCCGCTTCGTGCCCGGCCGCGTGGACGGCCATTTCGTGGCCACCCTCGTCCTCATCCCATTCGTCTTCAATCTGCGCTGA
- a CDS encoding class I SAM-dependent methyltransferase, whose translation MNEKAREETKHCHHRGNGRAPSSYWMHDPELAFNALRIHPGETVLDLGCGAGDYSLRAARLVGDSGRVHAMDAQAPFVASLSRKAKEENLQSLVVTRQDITQPLPVGARSVDLCLLSTVLHGVGLRPRGEAVFREIHRVLKPGGRLAVIECQKRDTECGPPKHMRLAPEEVEACAVPCGFAAERLVDLGFNYLLLFRRN comes from the coding sequence ATGAACGAAAAAGCGCGCGAAGAAACGAAGCATTGTCATCACCGAGGCAATGGGCGTGCCCCGAGCAGCTATTGGATGCACGACCCGGAACTGGCTTTCAACGCCTTGCGGATTCATCCGGGGGAAACCGTGCTCGACCTCGGGTGCGGGGCGGGGGATTATTCCCTTCGGGCGGCGCGGCTCGTCGGGGACTCCGGTCGTGTCCACGCCATGGACGCGCAGGCGCCCTTCGTGGCGTCTTTGTCCCGCAAGGCCAAGGAGGAGAATCTCCAGAGCCTTGTGGTCACGCGGCAGGACATCACCCAGCCTCTGCCGGTCGGTGCGCGGAGCGTGGACCTTTGTCTTTTGTCCACGGTGCTGCACGGGGTCGGCTTGCGCCCTCGCGGCGAGGCTGTGTTTCGTGAAATCCACCGTGTGTTGAAACCGGGCGGTCGACTGGCCGTGATCGAGTGCCAGAAGCGCGACACGGAGTGCGGACCTCCGAAACACATGCGGCTGGCCCCGGAGGAGGTCGAAGCCTGCGCCGTCCCGTGCGGTTTTGCCGCGGAGCGGCTGGTGGACCTGGGGTTCAACTACCTCCTGCTCTTTCGGCGGAATTGA
- a CDS encoding MFS transporter, whose amino-acid sequence MNSRDNLAGHPRRALRAFAGITPEAGLIRKALLLGSLYLCQALPMGFIFGGMPIIMRSEHVPLQQIGLLFVLHFPWAMKIFYAARVDRHYLPTLGRRKTWIVPLAWLSAILFFTISFLDMGRHYPVIFAVLLIYNLAMATSDIAVDGYATDILAPGEMRWGATLQACGRFAGMILGGGLFLALYGVLGWPQICRLLALAQFLLSLPALTIREPSAPHVPHAMPGDRPGVLGFLKQPRARWAIPALLLPTAFFFCGFQMRMPLMADLGLIPKEAGTILMHVGYPVGFAATVLSGWLLKRVGALPFLRFFCLGAIGLTAATICHAGRGTISPTHAAILLACDNALLGAINVWAYTLIMRLSAGRQSGTGVAALGSIFMLPPLILAPPAGAVGDRVGFFTLYSGLLALMLLCWAMTEGVLAEAKRRGSSPLGVTK is encoded by the coding sequence ATGAATTCACGAGACAACCTCGCGGGCCACCCGCGGCGCGCGCTCCGCGCTTTTGCCGGGATAACACCGGAAGCAGGCCTGATCCGAAAGGCGCTCCTCCTCGGATCACTGTATCTGTGCCAAGCCCTGCCGATGGGATTCATCTTCGGGGGGATGCCGATCATCATGCGTTCCGAGCACGTCCCGCTCCAGCAGATCGGGCTCCTCTTCGTCCTGCATTTCCCTTGGGCCATGAAAATATTCTACGCCGCCCGCGTGGACAGGCACTACCTGCCCACACTCGGGCGGAGAAAGACGTGGATCGTCCCCCTGGCATGGCTCTCGGCGATCTTGTTCTTCACGATTTCGTTCCTGGACATGGGCCGCCACTACCCGGTGATCTTCGCCGTGCTGTTGATCTACAATCTCGCCATGGCCACGAGCGACATCGCCGTGGACGGCTACGCGACCGACATCCTCGCCCCCGGGGAAATGCGTTGGGGAGCGACGCTGCAGGCCTGCGGCCGGTTCGCCGGGATGATCCTCGGCGGAGGGCTTTTTCTGGCGCTCTACGGCGTCCTGGGCTGGCCCCAGATCTGCCGCCTTCTCGCGCTGGCCCAATTTCTCCTCAGCCTGCCCGCGCTGACCATTCGTGAACCCTCCGCGCCCCATGTTCCTCACGCCATGCCCGGAGACAGGCCGGGCGTACTCGGCTTCCTGAAACAGCCCCGGGCCCGCTGGGCCATCCCCGCGCTCCTGCTGCCCACGGCTTTTTTCTTCTGCGGCTTTCAAATGCGCATGCCGCTGATGGCCGATCTCGGCCTCATTCCGAAAGAGGCCGGGACCATACTCATGCACGTGGGCTACCCCGTCGGATTCGCGGCGACCGTGTTGAGCGGATGGCTTCTCAAGCGGGTGGGGGCGCTTCCGTTCCTGCGCTTCTTCTGCCTGGGGGCGATAGGTTTGACCGCGGCCACCATCTGCCATGCCGGACGGGGAACCATATCGCCGACGCATGCCGCGATTCTTCTGGCCTGCGACAATGCCCTTCTGGGCGCGATCAACGTCTGGGCCTATACGCTCATCATGCGCTTGAGCGCCGGCCGGCAATCCGGAACAGGGGTCGCCGCCCTGGGAAGCATCTTCATGCTGCCGCCCTTGATTCTGGCCCCGCCGGCCGGGGCCGTCGGGGATAGGGTCGGCTTCTTCACGCTCTACAGCGGACTCCTCGCGCTCATGCTCTTGTGCTGGGCCATGACCGAGGGCGTCCTGGCCGAGGCGAAACGGCGCGGCAGCTCACCGCTCGGGGTGACGAAATGA
- a CDS encoding acyl-CoA dehydratase activase — MKCSLGLDIGYSAVKAALLDEEGGLAWSGYAPHRGRLVETARALLQEVSERVDPVTICLGAITGGGGRMLSDHCGLERVNEIAALVEGGRWTDGRISSIVSIGGQGSAYIVGLDEPEGSRIQVAMNSNCASGTGSFLEEQASRLGMAIEDYASNASLAGSYPRIAGRCSVFAKTDITHHQQEGVPVANILLGLAYSMVKNYRNAVLRKLPLRTPILFAGGVARNETVARVFREILGLGEADFLVPEHAANVAGIGAAILAARGGLRFDLPAVLAALDGATELYAEEGDDALAPLRSFGLGDAEGRHECLRFDAEEPVACHLGIDVGSTSTNLALVGATGDILGYRYLRTAGNPVRAVREGLASLRREFMDSVVVAGVGVTGSGRVLIGRLVGADSVKDEITAQARAAVWFAPGVDTVFEIGGQDSKYIALKDGRVVDFQMNKVCAAGTGSFLEEQAKKLGVDIRDFARMALEGEKPVNLGERCTVFIESSVGTHLSRGTSLPDVAAGLCYSIVRNYLNRVVGRKPIGERILLQGGLAFNQGVLNAFRALTGKDVQVAPFFSVTGAYGAALLAREEMRRGGGTAFKGFDLDAAPESATADPVEAGGPGDLDVFSKQVADFVFEGYDGTLVPGQKTVGLPRALFTYGMFPMFFPFFKSLGCNVLLSDPTSEKTIALGQEFALDEMCFPVKLVTGHVAELVSRKVDYLFFPDLYTVNHPGSKSRQNYGCAYMQLAFKIVDRAMSLADRGIRLLAPTIAFSFGQEFMRTVFFDLGRQLGAAPERVAEAMRAAMGAYHAFEKKIEQRGRETLERLDPKRPAFAVISKIYGVADPVLNLGIPGKLMEMGHQVVPFYDLPETDIFTRHPNMYWPFGQHILEAAQVAARTPNLHPILLTHHGCGPDTVTAHYVREIMGDKPYLAIEVDEHSSGVGVQTRLEAFLNSLASNRQAGSGDALAREAASAELPVGIRTSAGGMARDAELLLPHLYPYSQIGAEMLAAKGRKVKVLPRTSESSLLAGRRHTTANEYFSLAALLGDVLQELDRAKPGDAVVLMPQSEGAEVDGQYGRFIRLKLDEEGHSSVGMLSPFIEDLPLGEEEQVRSLFLGLLAGDVVLAAPSALRGQYLERVRKLIHDGGLSQDSLTALARDVRGRRASVACGKRILAVGEPLILFNDFMNDHLFRNMEESGCSVLFAPLSEALWSLWRSHAAQDTVHGVLPSQRLALFRQYHSAIVAAFQGEAPFTPDLDALAALEDETVGHYSGAFGRYRGACVQRDVPGVDGVITVSSMYENTGISLGVLQKGFRRERSRPVLNLTFDGLGNESDRTRLESFLHYI; from the coding sequence ATGAAATGCAGCCTGGGTCTCGATATCGGCTATTCGGCGGTGAAGGCCGCGTTGTTGGATGAAGAAGGCGGCCTGGCGTGGTCCGGCTATGCGCCGCATCGGGGGCGGCTCGTTGAAACGGCGCGGGCGCTTCTTCAAGAGGTTTCGGAGCGTGTCGACCCCGTGACCATCTGCCTCGGGGCGATCACCGGCGGGGGCGGCAGGATGCTGTCCGATCATTGCGGCCTGGAGCGCGTCAATGAGATCGCCGCATTGGTCGAGGGAGGGCGTTGGACTGATGGGCGCATCAGCTCCATCGTCTCCATCGGCGGCCAGGGGTCCGCGTACATCGTCGGCCTGGACGAGCCGGAGGGCTCCCGCATCCAGGTGGCCATGAATTCCAACTGCGCCTCGGGAACCGGCTCCTTTCTCGAAGAGCAGGCCTCGCGGCTGGGAATGGCCATCGAGGATTATGCCTCGAATGCTTCGCTGGCCGGATCCTATCCGAGAATCGCGGGACGGTGCAGCGTATTCGCCAAAACCGACATCACGCACCACCAGCAGGAGGGGGTTCCGGTCGCGAACATCCTCTTGGGGCTGGCCTACTCCATGGTCAAGAACTACCGGAACGCGGTGCTGCGGAAACTTCCCCTGCGCACGCCCATCCTTTTCGCCGGAGGCGTGGCCCGCAATGAAACCGTCGCGCGGGTCTTCCGTGAGATCCTCGGCCTGGGCGAGGCCGACTTCCTGGTGCCGGAGCATGCCGCCAATGTGGCCGGAATCGGCGCCGCGATCCTCGCCGCGCGGGGCGGCCTTCGTTTCGACCTGCCCGCCGTTCTGGCCGCCCTTGACGGCGCAACGGAGCTGTATGCCGAGGAGGGTGATGACGCATTGGCTCCCTTGCGTTCCTTCGGGCTTGGGGACGCGGAGGGGCGGCACGAGTGCCTGCGGTTTGACGCGGAGGAGCCGGTGGCCTGCCATCTCGGCATTGATGTCGGCTCCACCAGCACCAATCTGGCCCTCGTCGGTGCAACAGGGGACATCCTCGGCTACCGCTACCTGCGGACCGCCGGCAATCCGGTGCGGGCCGTGCGGGAGGGACTGGCGAGCCTGCGGCGGGAATTCATGGACAGCGTCGTTGTCGCGGGCGTCGGAGTGACGGGCTCGGGGCGCGTTCTGATCGGACGACTGGTCGGAGCGGATTCGGTCAAGGATGAGATCACCGCCCAGGCCCGGGCCGCGGTATGGTTCGCACCCGGCGTGGACACGGTGTTCGAGATCGGCGGCCAGGATTCCAAGTACATTGCGCTGAAGGACGGCCGCGTGGTGGATTTTCAGATGAACAAGGTCTGCGCGGCCGGGACCGGATCATTCCTGGAAGAACAGGCCAAGAAGCTCGGCGTCGATATCCGAGATTTCGCCCGCATGGCCTTGGAGGGGGAGAAACCGGTCAATCTCGGCGAACGCTGCACGGTGTTCATCGAGTCGAGCGTGGGCACGCACCTGTCGCGCGGAACCTCCCTGCCGGACGTCGCGGCTGGGCTCTGCTACTCCATCGTGCGGAATTATCTGAACCGCGTTGTCGGGCGCAAGCCGATCGGAGAACGGATTCTTCTGCAGGGCGGACTGGCCTTCAACCAGGGGGTGCTGAACGCCTTCCGCGCCCTGACGGGAAAGGATGTCCAGGTCGCTCCCTTCTTCAGCGTCACCGGTGCATATGGCGCGGCTCTTCTGGCCCGGGAGGAGATGCGGCGCGGGGGCGGGACCGCGTTCAAGGGGTTCGACCTGGACGCCGCGCCTGAATCCGCCACGGCCGATCCCGTGGAAGCGGGCGGTCCCGGGGACCTGGACGTCTTCAGCAAGCAGGTGGCCGACTTCGTTTTCGAGGGCTATGACGGAACCTTGGTTCCCGGACAAAAGACCGTGGGCCTGCCGAGGGCGTTGTTCACCTACGGGATGTTCCCGATGTTTTTCCCTTTTTTCAAGTCGCTCGGCTGCAATGTCCTGCTGTCGGACCCGACCTCGGAAAAGACCATCGCGTTGGGCCAGGAGTTCGCCCTGGACGAGATGTGCTTTCCCGTCAAGCTCGTCACCGGGCACGTGGCGGAGTTGGTCTCCCGAAAGGTGGACTATCTCTTTTTCCCGGATCTCTACACGGTGAACCATCCAGGTTCGAAATCCCGGCAGAATTACGGCTGCGCCTACATGCAGCTCGCCTTCAAGATCGTGGACCGGGCCATGTCCCTGGCGGACCGGGGCATCCGGCTGCTGGCTCCGACCATCGCCTTCAGTTTCGGACAGGAGTTCATGCGCACGGTCTTTTTCGATCTCGGGCGGCAGCTCGGCGCGGCCCCGGAACGGGTGGCCGAAGCCATGCGGGCGGCCATGGGGGCCTACCACGCATTCGAGAAAAAGATCGAGCAGCGCGGGCGGGAAACCCTGGAGCGGCTTGATCCGAAGCGTCCGGCCTTCGCCGTCATATCCAAGATATACGGCGTGGCGGATCCCGTCCTGAATCTGGGCATTCCCGGCAAGCTCATGGAGATGGGCCATCAGGTCGTCCCGTTTTACGACCTGCCGGAAACGGACATCTTCACCCGTCATCCGAACATGTATTGGCCCTTCGGCCAGCATATTCTCGAAGCGGCCCAGGTCGCGGCGCGCACGCCGAACCTGCATCCCATCCTGCTCACGCACCACGGCTGCGGCCCCGATACCGTGACCGCGCACTATGTCCGCGAGATCATGGGCGACAAGCCCTACTTGGCCATCGAGGTGGACGAGCACTCCTCCGGCGTGGGGGTCCAGACGCGGCTTGAGGCCTTCCTCAACAGCCTCGCTTCGAATCGGCAGGCCGGGAGCGGGGATGCGCTTGCCCGAGAGGCGGCCTCCGCCGAGCTCCCCGTGGGCATCCGGACATCCGCCGGGGGCATGGCTCGGGACGCCGAATTGCTTCTGCCGCACCTGTACCCCTATTCACAGATCGGCGCGGAGATGCTCGCGGCCAAGGGGCGCAAGGTGAAGGTCTTGCCGCGGACCAGTGAATCATCCCTGCTTGCGGGCCGCCGCCACACCACTGCCAACGAGTATTTTTCGCTTGCGGCGCTGCTCGGGGATGTCCTCCAGGAGCTCGACCGCGCGAAACCGGGCGATGCGGTCGTGCTGATGCCGCAATCCGAGGGCGCGGAGGTGGACGGCCAGTACGGCCGCTTCATTCGGCTCAAGCTCGACGAAGAGGGGCATTCGTCGGTCGGGATGCTGTCGCCGTTCATCGAGGACCTTCCGCTTGGAGAGGAAGAGCAGGTTCGGTCACTGTTCCTGGGGCTTCTGGCGGGAGACGTGGTGCTCGCGGCGCCGTCGGCATTGCGTGGACAGTATCTTGAGCGGGTCCGGAAACTGATCCATGACGGCGGGCTCAGCCAGGACTCGCTGACGGCCTTGGCGCGGGACGTCAGGGGGCGGAGGGCATCCGTAGCGTGCGGGAAACGGATTCTCGCTGTTGGAGAGCCATTGATTTTATTTAATGATTTCATGAACGACCACCTCTTCCGCAACATGGAGGAAAGCGGCTGTTCCGTCCTGTTCGCGCCATTGAGCGAGGCGCTTTGGTCCCTGTGGCGCTCCCATGCCGCCCAGGACACGGTCCATGGAGTCTTGCCGAGCCAACGGCTGGCGCTGTTCAGGCAATACCATTCCGCCATTGTCGCGGCGTTCCAGGGGGAGGCCCCGTTCACGCCGGACCTGGACGCCCTGGCCGCGTTGGAGGACGAGACGGTGGGCCATTATTCCGGCGCGTTCGGGCGCTATCGCGGCGCATGCGTCCAGAGGGACGTCCCGGGCGTCGACGGGGTAATCACGGTCAGCTCCATGTACGAGAACACGGGGATTTCGTTGGGCGTCCTGCAGAAAGGCTTCCGGCGGGAGCGGTCCCGCCCCGTGCTCAATCTGACTTTCGACGGATTGGGCAATGAAAGCGACAGGACCAGGCTGGAGTCGTTCCTGCATTATATCTGA
- a CDS encoding MBL fold metallo-hydrolase, with the protein MSRGSGDRILVLADREALPGFKVDGGSCLAIQMAGGETWLWGTGCSPAFLENSSRLGVDLRDVRGVCLSHGHVAQTGGLEALLRHPEFQGVIVAHPRFAVGRYGKDAKAARRIGCPCRLDLLESREMRIAENCLPLNERLFMLANIPRAPDNIQLTEGLCLDPGGQWHDTVPDDACLVLRLRDRRLAIFFGGCHSGVANTLSWVRRYFDGRIHALLGGLSLARGGDGAIRETAETLRRFDVGVLLPAGITGTGPLAGLRRAYSGRISPLAAGMSVSL; encoded by the coding sequence ATGTCCCGCGGCTCCGGAGACCGCATTCTGGTCCTGGCCGACCGGGAGGCCTTGCCGGGCTTCAAGGTCGACGGTGGATCATGCCTGGCGATTCAGATGGCCGGGGGGGAGACGTGGTTGTGGGGGACGGGGTGCTCTCCGGCTTTCCTGGAGAACTCCTCCAGACTGGGGGTGGACCTGCGGGATGTGCGCGGAGTGTGCCTGAGCCATGGGCATGTCGCCCAGACCGGCGGGCTGGAGGCGTTGCTGAGACATCCGGAGTTCCAGGGGGTGATCGTCGCGCACCCGAGATTCGCCGTCGGGCGGTATGGAAAGGACGCAAAGGCCGCCCGGCGCATCGGCTGCCCCTGTCGGCTGGATTTGCTGGAATCCCGGGAAATGCGCATAGCGGAAAACTGCCTGCCCCTGAACGAACGCCTTTTCATGCTCGCCAATATTCCCCGCGCGCCGGACAATATTCAGCTCACGGAAGGCCTTTGCCTCGACCCCGGAGGGCAGTGGCATGACACCGTCCCTGATGACGCCTGCCTCGTCCTGCGGTTGAGGGATCGGCGGCTGGCCATTTTTTTCGGCGGCTGCCACAGCGGAGTGGCCAACACCTTGTCCTGGGTCCGGCGGTATTTCGACGGCCGGATTCATGCGCTTCTGGGAGGACTGTCCCTGGCGCGGGGAGGCGACGGCGCGATTCGGGAAACGGCCGAGACCCTGAGGCGTTTCGACGTCGGCGTGCTTCTCCCGGCGGGCATCACGGGGACAGGGCCTCTGGCCGGGTTGCGGCGCGCCTACTCGGGCAGGATCAGTCCCCTGGCCGCTGGAATGTCCGTGTCCCTCTGA